The genomic region CAGAAAGTTGTAACAATATCTCCTTACTCTGAGGAAAAACGAGCAACTAGCAAATATGTAGCTGGTATTGACCTTGGTTTAACTAATTTGATAGCGTTAACTTCAAAACCCATCAAACAAGCAATGTATTCTCGCACCTGTAACTCAATACAGCGATAATATATAACCTTATAACCCGTGTGGGCATGGGTGACTTCAGTTTATAACTTTTCTTGTCAATGCTTGAGAAAATTCTTCAAAGCATCTAGATGTAAGTATACACCACCATGCTCATCAGGGGGAGTAAGTAAGTGTGAAAGAACAGAGGTATGTAACAAAATGTAAATTTGATAGAAGTCTCTTCCCTCTGGCCTTGCCATAATGACAATTTTCAACGCCAACCTACTTATACCCAATTCCAAAAATCACTGCACACCATCACTAATGAGTGTTTCCACTACCCAGTTTCGCACTGACGTGTAGATATAATAATCTACATCATCACCAATAAAATTATTACGATAAATAGTTTTTAGCCCAATCAACTCATTTTTGGTAATTTCTGCCATCACAGTTAAAATTTCATCAGCCGCACAAGGTTGTGGTTGATTTTTTTCAGGAATGTAGTTATCACTTATTTCACGCATTAATTCTTTTGATAATCCTTTAGCCGTATGAATTAATTCGTTTCTTTTCGTAGCCCAATAGTCTAGTTTTTTTAACCTATCGCATAGACTTTGCCAATATTGTTGTTCATCTTTATTGTTGCGAATCTTCACTAAAGCTTCAATTAAATTACGTTTACTGTAACGACTCACTAACTGAAAATTTTGTCTGCGTGACCTTTCCCAGTCTGTAAATCTAGGATTGCCAGTCCGTTCTAAACTGACAAATATATCCCAAGTTTTTTGATCAATTTTTCGCACATCTATTTCCCATTTTTCATTTAAATAATTATCTTTACCTACTATTTTACGAATTAATCCATGTAGCACTTCTTCATAGAATGAAGAAATATAGGCAAGAAAAATGGCAATTTGGTCAAGTTGCCAATAAATTCTGTTCAAGGAGTATAAATGCAGTAGTCTATTTGGAAAATTTTTATACTCTGTTACCCCATCATGAAATTTATTGAAAATAGTAGCATGAGGATATTTAGCTATTGCTTGTATTCCTCGTTGCGCAAATTTTGGGGCTGTTTGAAAATCTAGGTTCAAACAAGCACGGGCAAATTTCAAAGCTGTTAAAATTAATTCGCTAGTGTCGCTACTTTGTTCCAGTTTATTAATAACTTGATCATCTGCTGTATTCTCTTGGTCTACAATACCTTGATTAATTAAATAACTAAGATATTCTTGCCAGTCAGTGAGAATTTGAATTGCACCATCAAAATCCCAGCGTTCTAACAATAATCTAATGGTTTGGTACTTATGAGTACGCATATAACGCCAATAAGATTCTAATTCACAGCTAGATGGTTGACCTGCAAAAACACTAGGAATGGAAAGTAGAGGATTAATAAATAATAGGCGTTTAAATGCGGATACAGAAATACCTTGAAGTTGAAGTGCGGTTTTCATTTGGTTAGTGCCACCTTTGACGCTAATCAACATTAATTCTTTTTCTTCCAATTCAGATTCAGATTGTAAATTTATTGTTTGTTGCACTGGCACTCTATTAAAAAATGCTTGTGGATTATTGATGATTTCTCCTGGTGTTTCCTCCAATTCTTTTGTAGATAATTTATATTTGCCGTTATCAATTTTAATGACTAGCCCATAAACTAAAGAATTAATTGTTAAAATACTTCTGATATCATGGAAATCAACCTGAGTCTGTGAAATATTGTCAATGTGAATAAAACCCTTAACACCTTCTATGGTTTCTACAAATATTCCTTGACCTTGATTTTCAAAGCTAATCACTTTAGCGAGAACTGTTTCACCAACTTTAAGTAATTTTTTCTGTCTTTGATTTTTTTCTTCTGCTGTTCTGAGTCTGGTAAAAAAATCAAAGTAAAATTTAAACAATAAATCCGAATCTATTAACGGTATATCTTCGGGTATGTATTCGGGAATCAGTGTAAAGTTAGGTAGTTTAGTAGCAAACCATTTTTCAATTATTGGATATAGATGTGCAGTATCTTTATTGCGGGCTGTTGGGTTTTTCTGCTCAACTTTTTGGTTACTGACAATTATATATGCTTGGTTAATCCCCATTGTTATAGCTTTTTCAATAACACCCCAAATTCGAGGCGGAAAAATCCGCTCAGTCCAGTATTCAGGATTATCTTGATAAGACGCTAATAATCTTTCCGTAAGTTCGCGACTGCTCGGTACATTCGCAGTAAAACCTAATTCAGAGTATAATCCGCTAGATTGGAAATATAAATAAGGTTTTTCCCACATATTTATTTCTTCAGGAGTTAATCCTGATTTATCTTGATTAGGTTCAGAAAGTGGGTCAATTGGTAAATAACGTTCTTGATCATTAACGTTGATTTTAATGGCCAAATCAGATGTACCAATGTTAGCGATGAGGATACTCATATTTTTCTCCAAGATGTGAAGTTGATACGGAAATGGTAAGGAGTTACAGGAGCAACAAAAGTTCAGCTAGAGCTAAGTACAAGGTTTGTATTTCTGTCTCCTGTGTTATATCTCCTACCTTGTATGAAGTCGTTTGATGAGTGTATCTTAGGAGACGCACATGGATGCGTCTAGCTATTTGGCGCGAACAACAAAAAGCTAGGGGAGGGGGAAAATTTGAGCAAATTCTTGTGTGGATGTACCATCACGCAATGTTTGTACAAATTTATGTCTTGGGTTGTTGTTTACAGTAACACCAAACACTGTTACTACTTGATAATTATCTAAATCCGCTATCCAGACAGGAGAGGGTTTTTCAGCTTTCCCACAAACGTTAACGTCTTGTTTGAATTCCTTTTGGTGCAGTACAGTCAGTGCGTAGGGTTTTTCATAGTTAGCATCTCCAGTACAGACAATGATACGGCAGTTACTATCCACTGCTTGACTCCATTTATCCAGTCTTACCTGACCAACTGTACGTAGTTGTTGATAATTAATATTATGACCTGTTAGTTCTTTAAGTGCATCATAAAATTCCTGTAATCGTTGTCTAAATAGTTTCTGAAATTCTCGTATTGTCTCTGGTAATTCCCAAAACTTATCCTCACTTTCTGGGATAAGTGTTGAACCACGCCAAGGAGGTTTAGGATTAGCCCGGTTTTGACGAGAATAACATGGTCTTCTTGCTCCTTGTCCTACTCCTCCTAGGTGAAACATCATCCACGTTAAATTGGTGAATAATTTCTTAATGGCATTCTGTTTGTCTAAAGGTGCTTCTGATGAATAACTGAGTATTAATTTTCCCGATTGTTCCCCACAAGTATAATTATTACCTTGTTTTTGAGATGGAATAATTTCGCTATTGGTGATTTGAAATTTTACCCAGCCTCTAGTTTGTGGTGTAATTGCACCGAATAAAATAGCTTCTAATGTTTTTACATCGGTAGTAGATAATACACCTGATGCCAAGGCACGAAACCAATAACGTAACATGGATTTAAAAGCTATACTTCTAACTTCATTTACCGGAGAAGTATAAGGTTTTAAATTGTTTTCAGTATCTTTTTTTAAACCTCCTCTGTCATTTTTCTCATAAGGGTTATTGAGTTTTTTGAATTTTTGTATACCATGTATAAGTTGTCCTTTTAGAGTGAATGGAATTTGCCAAAAATACTGATTGATCTCTTGATTTTGGTCAGTAACTAATGTTCCGTATCCTGTATTAACTTGAGAGCCAATGCCATTTTGTAATCCCGAAATTAACCATACTTTAATCTTGTTAAATTCGTTTGGTTGGCAATAATTAGTAGGACGAATACCAATCAAAAATTTAGCTTTTTGAAGAGATAAAAACGCTTGAGGATTTGGTTTATAATTCAGTTGATTATTATCACCCCATTCCCAAATATTATTGGTGATGTCAACAGATAAGCCTCCGGTTTTATTTGTAGGAGTAGGGTAAGCATCTAAAAAAGGGTAAGCATCTAAAAAAATGACTTTACCTGTATGGTCTCTTTCTATTGCATCTAGTCCACCAAAATATTTCATCACTTCTGTTTCAGCTTCTTGGAGGCTTTTACCTTGTTTAATAAAGTCCTCTATGGCTTGATTTCTGGCGACTCCGCGTAGGGTGCTGGAAGGAATAAAAGGCATACCTAAAGCATCAAAAGCAGGTAACAAGGTACTTTCAGGTCCTCTATGTCCACCAACTCGTATTCGCCAAGGACAAGTTACAGGAAAGCAATTATTTTCACCAGCAATGAGTTCTGTACGTTTGTTGAGTTGACCGAGGCGATCGCTATAATTCGCGTTTTCCTCTATCATCTGCAATATTCTTAATTTAGAAATATTGGCAGTATCTTTATCTGGATATTCTGCTGCACGCATCCACCGCAGGTATTCCACAAAACCAGCCGCCTGATCAGGTTCAGGAAGAGTATTATCAGGACGTTCTAACCAGGGAGAAGGAATTTCTTCATCAATGTTTTTTTGCTGATTTTGCTGACGCTTAGGAGCTTGATTTTTATTGGGCTGATTATTTCCCGGTTTTGGACCTCTATCAAATACCATTATCTACCGCCTTTATTAAACATTATGATAAACTGCTGCTGCCCAAAAACTAAATTCTTGAGCTAAAGATAAACCCAAACCAGTTAAACCAAGATATTTTTCAGGACTGAGATTTGTTAGGCTTGTTAAACCTGCGTCTCTGGCTAAATTTGGTTCACCAGATAAGCTTTCTAAACATTCAAAAAATTTCTGAACTACATGCCTTTTATCATCTTGGCTGAGGGCTTTTTCCTCTGCTTTTAATCGCATTAACCCCCATGTCGCTAAATATGTATATAGTTCTATCGCCTGATTTTTCTGTTCTTGTAATCGTTCTGTATTATTATTAGCATTACTACTTAATTCTGTTAATGCTTGATAAACAGGTTTAGCAAAAGCACGTGGTTCAAATATGGTCATTTTCACTAACTCCACATAATTACAGTCAACTTGAGATTAAATCAGTCATTAAAGGTTCCATCCACAAAAGCAAGGCGCGTAAAAACTTATTTGCGAGAAGACCACCTGTGTCCGGTTGAAGTTTTAAACCCTTGATTATTAATTAGTCCGTGCAGGTGGATTTTGTTTTTATAACCGCGATTTCCAGTTGTCAGGACTATCGATCCACATTTGTACAAACCCCCTACCTAAACCCTCCTGTCCTCCGATTTGTAAAACTGGATTTGCATTAATTAAATTTTGAAAATTTTGCCTTGATGTTTCCGCAGTTCCATTAGCCTGAAATGTCGTTCCCCAAGGAAAATACATTAACGTATCTGGAGGAATAGCTTCTTCATAACGGAAACCACGATCTACTGTTTTATGCTGGTCTAATTTTATTTTCACTTGTCGCCACAAACTCATTTGTATGACTGTAGTGCAATATTGATCTGGTAAA from Cylindrospermopsis curvispora GIHE-G1 harbors:
- a CDS encoding S1 RNA-binding domain-containing protein; the encoded protein is MAIKINVNDQERYLPIDPLSEPNQDKSGLTPEEINMWEKPYLYFQSSGLYSELGFTANVPSSRELTERLLASYQDNPEYWTERIFPPRIWGVIEKAITMGINQAYIIVSNQKVEQKNPTARNKDTAHLYPIIEKWFATKLPNFTLIPEYIPEDIPLIDSDLLFKFYFDFFTRLRTAEEKNQRQKKLLKVGETVLAKVISFENQGQGIFVETIEGVKGFIHIDNISQTQVDFHDIRSILTINSLVYGLVIKIDNGKYKLSTKELEETPGEIINNPQAFFNRVPVQQTINLQSESELEEKELMLISVKGGTNQMKTALQLQGISVSAFKRLLFINPLLSIPSVFAGQPSSCELESYWRYMRTHKYQTIRLLLERWDFDGAIQILTDWQEYLSYLINQGIVDQENTADDQVINKLEQSSDTSELILTALKFARACLNLDFQTAPKFAQRGIQAIAKYPHATIFNKFHDGVTEYKNFPNRLLHLYSLNRIYWQLDQIAIFLAYISSFYEEVLHGLIRKIVGKDNYLNEKWEIDVRKIDQKTWDIFVSLERTGNPRFTDWERSRRQNFQLVSRYSKRNLIEALVKIRNNKDEQQYWQSLCDRLKKLDYWATKRNELIHTAKGLSKELMREISDNYIPEKNQPQPCAADEILTVMAEITKNELIGLKTIYRNNFIGDDVDYYIYTSVRNWVVETLISDGVQ
- a CDS encoding RAMP superfamily CRISPR-associated protein, which produces MVFDRGPKPGNNQPNKNQAPKRQQNQQKNIDEEIPSPWLERPDNTLPEPDQAAGFVEYLRWMRAAEYPDKDTANISKLRILQMIEENANYSDRLGQLNKRTELIAGENNCFPVTCPWRIRVGGHRGPESTLLPAFDALGMPFIPSSTLRGVARNQAIEDFIKQGKSLQEAETEVMKYFGGLDAIERDHTGKVIFLDAYPFLDAYPTPTNKTGGLSVDITNNIWEWGDNNQLNYKPNPQAFLSLQKAKFLIGIRPTNYCQPNEFNKIKVWLISGLQNGIGSQVNTGYGTLVTDQNQEINQYFWQIPFTLKGQLIHGIQKFKKLNNPYEKNDRGGLKKDTENNLKPYTSPVNEVRSIAFKSMLRYWFRALASGVLSTTDVKTLEAILFGAITPQTRGWVKFQITNSEIIPSQKQGNNYTCGEQSGKLILSYSSEAPLDKQNAIKKLFTNLTWMMFHLGGVGQGARRPCYSRQNRANPKPPWRGSTLIPESEDKFWELPETIREFQKLFRQRLQEFYDALKELTGHNINYQQLRTVGQVRLDKWSQAVDSNCRIIVCTGDANYEKPYALTVLHQKEFKQDVNVCGKAEKPSPVWIADLDNYQVVTVFGVTVNNNPRHKFVQTLRDGTSTQEFAQIFPLP